From Gopherus evgoodei ecotype Sinaloan lineage chromosome 15, rGopEvg1_v1.p, whole genome shotgun sequence, one genomic window encodes:
- the MRPL58 gene encoding peptidyl-tRNA hydrolase ICT1, mitochondrial isoform X4, producing MSASGEREAAGLGPVPKEWGTGGQGWLQSKAACTHPSVVAPAPLAQLDLRALQAGPGARCCSGLAQHPRLGVGEGAGHNGAKFEQVTLQPSVLGKMGRRGAGSWLLEGGVRAGQPCETRPTPRHPAGPTRRGRPWCPQPRPHSQQHGPRELAPEPPQRSRCFPARRRTPKGSARMRTKMAAAVLRGLCRARPALLPARTPQGILHRAAAGAAPSSEFRSEYALDRLYPEQNRSDAAEGTQDGTRQTSPDIPMVVDLAVGLSTSVFIFLDCLSISYCRSSGPGGQNVNKAQE from the exons ATGTCTGCctctggggagagagaggctgcagggttGGGTCCTGTCCCCAAGGAGTGGGGAACTGGGGGGCAAGGGTGGTTGCAGAGCAAGGCGGCCTGCACTCACCCCTCTGTGGTGGCTCCTGCCCCATTGGCCCAGCTGGACCTGCGTGCGTTGCAAGCTGGTCCTGGGGCACGGTgttgctcaggtttggcccagcatCCCCgactgggggtgggagagggggcaggacacAACGGGGCCAAATTTGAGCAAGTGACGCTGCAACCCTCTGTGTTGGGGAAGATGGGGAGGCGTGGGGCAGGGTCTTGGCTATTGGAGGGGGGGGTCAGAGCGGGACAGCCCTGCGAAACCAGGCCCACGCCACGCCATCCTGCAGGCCCCACGCGGCGTGGGCGCCCCTGGTGTCCGCAGCCCCGCCCGCACTCACagcagcacgggccgagggaaCTTGCCCCGGAACCCCCGCAGCGCAGTCGCTGTTTCCCGGCCAGGCGGCGGACACCTAAGGGGAGTGCACGCATGCGAACCAAGATGGCGGCGGCCGTGCTGCGGGGCCTTTGCCGGGCGAGGCCGGCGCTGCTCCCCGCGCGGACCCCCCAAGGCATCCTACACCGAGCCGCCGCCGGCGCCGCCCCCAGCTCCGAGTTCCGGAGCGAATACGCCCTGGACAGGCTCTATCCGGAGCAGAACAGAAGCGACGCGGCGGAGGGCACCCAA GATGGGACAAGACAGACCTCTCCTGATATTCCTATGG TTGTAGATCTGGCTGTGGGATTAAGTACTTCTGTGTTCATCTTCTTAGATTGTCTGTCCATTTCCTATTGCCGGAGCAGTGGACCCGGAGGCCAGAATGTTAATAAAG
- the CDR2L gene encoding cerebellar degeneration-related protein 2-like isoform X2: protein MLSADRMEEFPSEEEEPWYDQQDLEQDLHLAAELGKTLLERNKELEDSLQQMYATNEEQVQEIEYLTKQLEMLRQMNEQHAKVYEQLDLTARDLELANQKLVLESKTSQQKIQCLTETIEGLQNQVEELQKQVEELRSLEQLRIRREKRERRRTIHTFPCLKELCLSPRSEDAFQVHSSSMELNQNPMERENERLQAMVNSLRSQVNQEKQRKERVEREYTAVIQEYSDLEQRVCEMESGKLRIKELEAELLELQQMKQVKKYLLSREDNLSEALLEPLNNAPEADYIDLPEEDGSKTHCASMTVSPNHPVRKSCSDTALNAIVAKDAVSRHEGNYTLHANNVRKRGMSILREVDEQYHALLEKYEELLSKCRQHKDSVRHTGVQTSRPISRDSSFRDFRGEGHELEERKTLEKSLSKHVEAVDKRLEQSQPEYKALFKEIFSRIQKTKADIHATKVKNKSSK, encoded by the exons ACCTGCACTTGGCAGCCGAACTGGGGAAGACGTTGCTGGAGCGTAATAAAGAGCTGGAGGATTCGCTGCAACAGATGTACGCAACCAATGAGGAGCAAGTGCAGGAGATAGAG TACCTCACAAAACAGCTGGAGATGTTGCGCCAGATGAACGAACAGCATGCTAAGGTCTATGAGCAGTTGGACCTCACAGCACGGGACCTGGAGCTGGCTAATCAGAAGCTTGTGCTGGAGAGCAAGACATCCCAGCAGAAGATACAATG CCTGACAGAGACCATCGAAGGGCTGCAGAACCAAGTGGAGGAGCTGCAGAAGCAGGTGGAGGAGCTGCGGAGCTTAGAGCAGCTGCGCATACGGCGGGAGAAAAGGGAGCGGCGCCGAACCATTCATACCTTCCCCTGCCTTAAGGAGCTGTGCTTGAGTCCCAG GTCTGAAGATGCGTTCCAGGTCCACAGCTCTTCAATGGAGCTCAACCAAAACCCtatggagagagagaatgagcgTCTCCAGGCCATGGTGAATTCCCTTAGGTCCCAGGTCAACCAGGAGAAGCAGCGGAAGGAAAGGGTGGAGCGCGAATACACTGCCGTCATCCAGGAGTACTCAGACCTTGAGCAACGGGTGTGCGAGATGGAGAGCGGCAAACTGCGCATCAaggagctggaggctgagctcctggaGCTACAGCAGATGAAACAAGTCAAGAAGTATCTTCTTAGCAGAGAAGACAACCTATCTGAAGCACTTCTGGAGCCATTAAACAATGCCCCCGAAGCAGATTACATCGACCTCCCAGAGGAAGACGGGAGTAAAACTCACTGTGCATCCATGACAGTGTCCCCAAATCACCCCGTCCGGAAAAGCTGCAGCGACACTGCCCTCAATGCCATCGTGGCCAAGGACGCTGTGAGCCGGCACGAAGGCAACTACACGCTGCACGCCAACAACGTGCGCAAGCGGGGCATGTCAATCCTGAGGGAGGTGGACGAGCAGTACCACGCCCTGCTGGAGAAGTACGAAGAGCTCCTCAGCAAGTGCCGGCAGCACAAGGACAGCGTGCGCCACACCGGAGTCCAGACCTCCCGCCCTATCTCTCGTGACAGCTCCTTCAGGGACTTCCGGGGAGAGGGTCACGAGCTGGAAGAGCGGAAGACACTAGAGAAGAGCCTTAGCAAACACGTGGAGGCTGTGGACAAGCGGCTGGAGCAGAGTCAGCCAGAGTACAAGGCCCTTTTCAAGGAGATCTTCTCACGCATCCAGAAGACGAAAGCTGACATCCATGCCACCAAGGTGAAAAACAAGTCTAGCAAATGA
- the CDR2L gene encoding cerebellar degeneration-related protein 2-like isoform X1 — protein MLSADRMEEFPSEEEEPWYDQQDLEQDLHLAAELGKTLLERNKELEDSLQQMYATNEEQVQEIEYLTKQLEMLRQMNEQHAKVYEQLDLTARDLELANQKLVLESKTSQQKIQCLTETIEGLQNQVEELQKQVEELRSLEQLRIRREKRERRRTIHTFPCLKELCLSPRYHHEARRGKGRSEDAFQVHSSSMELNQNPMERENERLQAMVNSLRSQVNQEKQRKERVEREYTAVIQEYSDLEQRVCEMESGKLRIKELEAELLELQQMKQVKKYLLSREDNLSEALLEPLNNAPEADYIDLPEEDGSKTHCASMTVSPNHPVRKSCSDTALNAIVAKDAVSRHEGNYTLHANNVRKRGMSILREVDEQYHALLEKYEELLSKCRQHKDSVRHTGVQTSRPISRDSSFRDFRGEGHELEERKTLEKSLSKHVEAVDKRLEQSQPEYKALFKEIFSRIQKTKADIHATKVKNKSSK, from the exons ACCTGCACTTGGCAGCCGAACTGGGGAAGACGTTGCTGGAGCGTAATAAAGAGCTGGAGGATTCGCTGCAACAGATGTACGCAACCAATGAGGAGCAAGTGCAGGAGATAGAG TACCTCACAAAACAGCTGGAGATGTTGCGCCAGATGAACGAACAGCATGCTAAGGTCTATGAGCAGTTGGACCTCACAGCACGGGACCTGGAGCTGGCTAATCAGAAGCTTGTGCTGGAGAGCAAGACATCCCAGCAGAAGATACAATG CCTGACAGAGACCATCGAAGGGCTGCAGAACCAAGTGGAGGAGCTGCAGAAGCAGGTGGAGGAGCTGCGGAGCTTAGAGCAGCTGCGCATACGGCGGGAGAAAAGGGAGCGGCGCCGAACCATTCATACCTTCCCCTGCCTTAAGGAGCTGTGCTTGAGTCCCAGGTATCACCATGAAGCCAGGAGAGGGAAAGGCAG GTCTGAAGATGCGTTCCAGGTCCACAGCTCTTCAATGGAGCTCAACCAAAACCCtatggagagagagaatgagcgTCTCCAGGCCATGGTGAATTCCCTTAGGTCCCAGGTCAACCAGGAGAAGCAGCGGAAGGAAAGGGTGGAGCGCGAATACACTGCCGTCATCCAGGAGTACTCAGACCTTGAGCAACGGGTGTGCGAGATGGAGAGCGGCAAACTGCGCATCAaggagctggaggctgagctcctggaGCTACAGCAGATGAAACAAGTCAAGAAGTATCTTCTTAGCAGAGAAGACAACCTATCTGAAGCACTTCTGGAGCCATTAAACAATGCCCCCGAAGCAGATTACATCGACCTCCCAGAGGAAGACGGGAGTAAAACTCACTGTGCATCCATGACAGTGTCCCCAAATCACCCCGTCCGGAAAAGCTGCAGCGACACTGCCCTCAATGCCATCGTGGCCAAGGACGCTGTGAGCCGGCACGAAGGCAACTACACGCTGCACGCCAACAACGTGCGCAAGCGGGGCATGTCAATCCTGAGGGAGGTGGACGAGCAGTACCACGCCCTGCTGGAGAAGTACGAAGAGCTCCTCAGCAAGTGCCGGCAGCACAAGGACAGCGTGCGCCACACCGGAGTCCAGACCTCCCGCCCTATCTCTCGTGACAGCTCCTTCAGGGACTTCCGGGGAGAGGGTCACGAGCTGGAAGAGCGGAAGACACTAGAGAAGAGCCTTAGCAAACACGTGGAGGCTGTGGACAAGCGGCTGGAGCAGAGTCAGCCAGAGTACAAGGCCCTTTTCAAGGAGATCTTCTCACGCATCCAGAAGACGAAAGCTGACATCCATGCCACCAAGGTGAAAAACAAGTCTAGCAAATGA